The Flavobacterium sp. M31R6 nucleotide sequence ACAGTATTATATAAAAGACTTACCATCAAAACCGAAAGGAGCTGTAAAAATTGAAGTGGCTGGACTCAAAAAAGGCAGCTATACTTTAGAAATATACAAAGTGGGTTACAAAGTGAATGACGTGTTTACCGATTATTTAGGAATGAATAAACCAAATCAGCTTAACCTTCAGCAAGTAAATACTTTGAAACAACAAAATAATGGTGCACCGATTGCAACAGAAAAAGTTACAATTGATTCCAAAGGAATGTATAGTAAAGAATTTAACATAAATGAAAATGATGTACTGTTGCTGAATTTCATTAAGCAATAGTTATAAAATAATAAGACCAAAAATTACCTGTTTATGAAAAATAAAATAATCAAATTATCCTTTTTTTCAATGTTATTGTTTACTGGATACAACGCGAATTCCCAAACGGTTAAAAACACAAAAACCAAAGAATCTACTGTGGCAAAATCCATAACTTCAAAATACGATGCCGAAATCGACAAGCTGATTTCAAAAATGACATTGGAAGAAAAAATAGGAATGCTGCACGGTAACAGTATGTTTGCTAATGGAGGTGTAAAACGTTTAGGTATTCCAGAATTAAAAATGGCCGATGGACCACTTGGAGTTCGTGAAGAAATTTCTCGTGATAGTTGGGCTCCGGCGGGACTAACCAATGATTTTGCGACTTATTATCCGGCAGCTGGAGCATTGGCTGCTACTTGGAATCCTTTGTTAGGGTACACTTTTGGTAATAGTGTAGGACAGGAATTGCGTGCTAGAGATAAAGACATGTTGCTTTCGCCGGCAATCAATATCGTACGTACGCCACTTGGAGGAAGAACGTATGAGTATATGACGGAAGACCCATTTTTGAACAAAAAAATGGCGGTACAAATGGTTATTGGTTTACAGGATAACGATGTTATGGCTTGTGTAAAACACTTTGCGGCGAATAACCAAGAAACCAATCGTGATTTTATTGATGTTCAAATGGACGAGCGTACCCTTCGTGAAATTTATTTGCCAGCATTCGAAGCTGCTGTAAAAGAAGGTAAAGCGTATAGTATAATGGGAGCTTATAACAAGTTTAGAGGCGAATATTTATGTGAAAACGATTACATGCTGAATAAGATATTGCGTGATGAATGGGGATTTAAGGGTGTCGTTGTTTCTGATTGGGCTGCGGTGCATTCGACAGTAAAATCTTTGAATAGCGGTTTGGATATCGAGATGGGAACACCTACAACAAAGTTCAACGAATTTTACTTGGCTGATAGATTAATTGCCGCTGTCAAAGCTGGAGAAATTTCAGAAGCCGAAATTAACAAACACGTAAAAAGAATATTAGGAGTCTTATTTCAAGTAAAAGCAATGGGAGGTAAAGACCGTGTTAAAGGAAGTATTGCTACCGAAGCACATTACCAAGATGCCTATAAAATTGCAACAGAATCGGTGGTCTTGTTGAAAAACGATAACAATGCATTGCCTTTGAAACTGGATGGCGTGAAATCTATTGCAGTAATTGGAAATAATG carries:
- a CDS encoding glycoside hydrolase family 3 C-terminal domain-containing protein, yielding MKNKIIKLSFFSMLLFTGYNANSQTVKNTKTKESTVAKSITSKYDAEIDKLISKMTLEEKIGMLHGNSMFANGGVKRLGIPELKMADGPLGVREEISRDSWAPAGLTNDFATYYPAAGALAATWNPLLGYTFGNSVGQELRARDKDMLLSPAINIVRTPLGGRTYEYMTEDPFLNKKMAVQMVIGLQDNDVMACVKHFAANNQETNRDFIDVQMDERTLREIYLPAFEAAVKEGKAYSIMGAYNKFRGEYLCENDYMLNKILRDEWGFKGVVVSDWAAVHSTVKSLNSGLDIEMGTPTTKFNEFYLADRLIAAVKAGEISEAEINKHVKRILGVLFQVKAMGGKDRVKGSIATEAHYQDAYKIATESVVLLKNDNNALPLKLDGVKSIAVIGNNATKKNALGGFGAGVKTKREVTPLDALKSKLSSSIKINYAEGYLERYEEKKVGKLGDITMNGPVTIDQLDPAKFEEAIEAAKNSDVAIVFAGSNRDYETEASDRRSLKLPFGQEELIQKVLAVNPRTIVVMVAGAPFDIEAIKNKTNALVWSWFNGSEGGNALVDVLLGKINPSGKLPWTMPKNIMDSPAHATNSFPGGKTVDYAEGILVGYRWFDTKNIEPLYPFGYGLSYTTFSFDNAKADKKEYTTDETISVTVTVKNTGKVDGKEVVQLYASKSDSKIERAAQELKGFQKILVKAGNSATVTIKVPVKELAYYNVETKKWTVEPGNYTLKLGSSSRDIKKEVTVTIK